Part of the Ictalurus furcatus strain D&B chromosome 28, Billie_1.0, whole genome shotgun sequence genome is shown below.
CTGCTCATTACAAAGCCATGTCTCAAAATCGCATGCATGTGTGTTGACTATGTCAGAAACCCTCATTACCCACATTTACGTAAGAGGCGGGGCTTTCTGAATCGGCAGGGAACATGACTGACAGGAAATTAGACACGCCTCCTTATGTCAATAGGATGTTAATAGCGTGCATCAGTTTTATCCCGTCAGAAACACAATGGCGTACAATGTTGTTCGtttttgttaaaatgaaatgaatatcgGTACCGATTGGTTTTGCTTCccgaataaaaacagaaatcgGAAATATTAGCGAAACGAACCTGGTAAAAGGCCGCAGCCTCTCGATATCTGCACTCCAGGAAGTGGCTGTTGGAACGTTCGTTCTTGAAGTGAGAGAAGTTTTTGGGGATCCGCACGTCAAGCCCATCAAGAGTGGTCAGAATAAGATCTGGCCTAGAACAGGAAAATGACATTACGTGACATGATAAAGTTGATGAAATTGTTGCTAAATCTCCGTATTATTCCACCATGTCTTTAACGTGCACCTGTTATGGGTTTTCAAGTATTATCTTTCATGTaatgtgttatagagctgtttatgaatgtaaaaagtctgcaaagtatTAAAAAGTCATAGCgtacgacaaacggagttattgactccttAAAGAAGGAaacgattctgaacagctgaaacgagtcgttagtgattccagactttacttcctgtactaaccgacataggtttgtaacaaaaaacccggactctggtcttcatcggctgctcgccgacagcggtagaccgatcataacagactgggacgtctgaccaatcagaacagagtatgctctctgaaaggaggagtttagaacgaatcctttagaacggatcatttaacgagtcgtttgtgacactgaggggggaaaaaaggtaatgctgcagtttaaatcatcagcacgttaaagtgtttgttgacctcggatgcgtgtaaatctatcgtatgagacccTTAatacaaaattaggcacgtttcaaaaccataataggtgcgctttaagtcTTCTCCTTAGAGAAAATCTGAATTTGGAGGACATATTAGTTAAAGGATTCCCGTTCACAATAGAACCATACGTGATCCAGGATTCCAGTCTCGAACACTGAGTACCTGTTGTAGGCCCCTGCGTAGCGGCCGAACTCCAGGTCCCTGAAGGGAGCAAAAGCGCGGTCCATGCTGCCTCGGAGCCTGAGCGGCCCGTGCCACAGGTAGTTGCCGCTTCGTTCATACAGCACAACCACATGCACCAGACGGCCGTTGAAGCGGAACAGCAGGTGCAGAGGGATGTCACGGCCTGACAGGTCGTCCATGCTGACCAGCCTGGGGTCTTTACCTCTGATCTCCAACAGCTCCAGTCCGCGTTCCTCTGCAGCCTCCAGGAGGCCAGCCTGAGCGAGTGATGAATGAGGGGATAGTTAGCACATGTACACTCTTCCAGTTAAGGGAAATACTATGGTAGACAAGTTTAACACTTTGGTGATCACTTGCTTCTCTTATTGTCTGTTTTGTTGTATGTTTATTCACTAAATTAAGTTGAAATGTCAGCTAGAGGTTTTAGAATGGTCTTTAAATCACGCAATTCATGTTGAATCTTAAAGTTGgcaatttgtttttatgttgaATTCTTCTTTATGTTTGTGATCCGATCCTAGCATATGCAATCGTATAGCATCACACGTATGCAAGTAATAAAacgtacactaccagtcaaaagtttgtggacactcgactgaaatgattctcatgatcttaaaaagcttttgatttgaaggtgtatgattgaaatgtttgaaatcagtctTGTAGACAAAAATGATTAGAAATAATTGTCCCAACATATTCacttctttcattagaaaactaacattttatatacGGAAAAATATTGTCTTAAatggacgactcggagcgaaatattccgaaaagcagccgataagtgtccggcgtcggtgggaactcctttaatactgtttaaaaagtttatctcaggggaaattcctcaagaaattagTTGAGAAAACGCCAGGAATacgtttctggaaattctacgcaaaaagggcgtctactttgaagacgctaaaatattaaactatTTATACTATAATTCCCATAGCTCCGTTTGTGttgagttttgatgactttattattattctaaaagtCGGACGTAaggaataatattaataataaaaagaatcaacaccttctgaccaatccgaatcAAGAATACAATAGCACTGCGGTACACATATTATTTACTAATTGAAAATTCCATAAGCACGGTCTACCACGTGTCTCCACGTGCTACTAGTCTCATGCAGAGATGCAGTGCCATGGTACATATCTCAGCTGTGTTTACAAGATGTTTTTCAGATGTGATTCGTTCAACCAGCGGAAATCCTTACATCATACTTCCAGAGGTTTCCAAGCAGGCCGAAAGTGACGAAGTCCCTGTGCGTGCACAGAAAGGTGCAGTGAGGCTCCTTCATCTGGCTGTCCTTCAGCAGAACGGCATCCTGGGAGAGCAGGCTCAGAGATGCCGTGTCCACCAGAAACACAGGCAAGCTGAACTTATGGGCCAGGCCCAGAAACTTTTTCACTAAATGCTGTGATCAGTGCAAGATGACAACAGAGGAATTCGTACACTGttgtaaatattcattttacataGTGTTTTGGAAatagtttatttaaataataataataataaagcaaatcTCTCTTTGCCAAGAACCTGTAATTAACTAATGaatccttaaagaacccttttctCTACGACTGTAGATTAGATTGTACCACCTGCAAGATAACGATTATATTATTCTTCTAATGTTTTGACTCACCCATTGCGCCTCTTTCCCTGTTGGGTAACCTTTACCGCTCGGCGCTTGAAGTCCATGCTATGGAACGAGCACTCGTTAAAGAAACAATTCAtttataaaatcaaataaagttTCGTTTTGTAGGTTTGTGCTGGAACTACAAGGATAATGTAGCTAGGAATTAAGGGAAGCTCATAGTTATAGCACTGTTTAAACTGCATgtcgaaataataataataataataattattacaaaaaaaaaatcaaacatacaaataaactAAAAGAAGAAGAGTTAGTTCAAATgcacttttttgactactaaaatgtacatataattaaaactaattaaatGCTAGACatactgatatacagtatgttcaagCAAGCATAGTAAGACAAAAGCTGCATTTAACTTGCAGGCCTTGATGCACAATTCTGACATTTTGAATCAGATgccatcagccataacattaaaaccactgacatgtgaagtgaataacattgattatctcgttacaatgcatcctgtcaaggggtgggatatattaggcagcaagtgaacagtcaacaaatgggcaagcgtaaggatctttgacaagggccaaatagtgatggctagacgactgggatctccaaaacggcaggtcttgtggggtgttctcagtatgcagtggttagcacctaccaaaagtggtccaaggaagacaagcggtgaaccggcgacagggtcatgggcacccaaggctcattgatgcatgtggggagcgaaGTCTAGCCAGTCTGGTCCGAGCTCCTGTAGTACAAATTGCTAAAAAggttaatgctggttatgacagaaaggtgtcaggacacacagtgcattaacacttgctgtgtatggagctgcgtagctgcagagcggtcagagtgcccaCTCCTACACATACAATATGCATGTGGGTATCAGAACTGGACCGTcgagcaatggaagaagatggcctggtctgatgaatcccgTTTTCTTTTACACCATACGGATGTtgctttgacacgtaccaccttcCTAAACGTTGTCGCAGAACAAGTACACCCCTTTATTGCAAGGGTATTCCCTAACAGCAgtagcctctttcagcaggataatgtgccctgtcACATTGCAAAAATgattcaggaatggtttgaggaacaaggtgttgactcggcttccgaattccccagatctcaatccgctcgagcatctgtaggatgttctggacaaacaagtccgaccCACGGAGGTCCCAcatcacaacttacaggatttaaaggatctgctgctgacgtcttggtgccagataccgcagcacaccttcagaggtcttgtggagtccgtgccttgacgggtcagagctgttttagttGCACAAGGGAAACCTAcgcaatattaggcaggtggttttaatgttatggctgctTGGTGTACATTAGACCCATATCTGATCCCCTTGTTTACAGTACATCGTTCCCCTGGTTAAAATTCATTCAGTGGAAAACAGCAACATTTAACCAGTAGCATCATTATATTGTCCAAATCTGTTATTTCGGTCTTTTAGCTTAAACCATTAAATTTTCCACTGGCATTGTAGCCAGGACCCTATACCCTCACTTCATCACCAGCCTTGAGAAATTTATGCAGCTTTCCTGAAGGTGTTGTTTTCTCCTTCTTAAAACATTTGATAAGACAATTATCACAGACGGATAATACAATTTATTTCATCTGGACTCCACTGACTACCCTGCGAGGGTTTAAGCTCATTTGAATGTGCTATACATCAGacgtggaaataaataaagcagatcCGAGTTAACACGTACACGACGATAGGTCAGAAGACGAATACGTCGTTGATCTTTTCGGATATTTGTGGATGGTggtgtttcagtgtgttctgTAGTGTTTGCTCACCTTGTTGGCGTGCTGTCTGTAGTAATAAAGCTGAAACAGGAGGAAGATGGAGCTGGCTGTGATGAGCAGCACCAGCACTGCAGTCTTGTTCACTCTGGCCATGAGTGAGTCTGGCTGTATGTGATCCTGACAAGCTGTGCCATAAGGCTGACTCCTTCACCATGCTTGGACACCCGGACTGATGGCTGCATGGAGCTctgaaaacaccacacacacacacacacacatacatacatatatatatatatatatatatatatatatatatatatatatatatatatatatatatatacacacacacacaattataattattatttacttctTAATGGTACTTTAAGGGTGTTTGACTTTCAACATATCAGCTGTATGGTCTCCTGCTTCCACTGCAATGAATTAAATCTCATGCATTACGCTTCCATGAGTATAATATTTATAGTATTATATTTTAGGTCGATGCGCGTGCACATTAACAGCACAAACACTGCCACTACTAGCTAGCTCTCAcaacatttatttcttaaaataacAACGCCTTCAAATAATGAATGACTTGACATATTCAACTGTTTGACATTCTGCAAACTTACTCATCGAAAAAGCATTTAATGTTAGTCAATTTTATCCCTGGTTAGATAAATCCCATAATATATTTCTAGCTATAATAATTtcattcttctccttcttctggTTGTAACAGGACACAACCGGACGGCAAGCCGCGTAGGACAAACGCCGGAAACGCGTTtcgaaaacatttacatttacatttattcatttagcagacgcttttatccacagcgacttacaaatgaggaaaatactagttttttttttaatgctaggTTTTAGCCTTTAATTGAATTTCTCCATCTTATTAC
Proteins encoded:
- the fktn gene encoding fukutin isoform X1 — its product is MARVNKTAVLVLLITASSIFLLFQLYYYRQHANKHGLQAPSGKGYPTGKEAQWHLVKKFLGLAHKFSLPVFLVDTASLSLLSQDAVLLKDSQMKEPHCTFLCTHRDFVTFGLLGNLWKYDAGLLEAAEERGLELLEIRGKDPRLVSMDDLSGRDIPLHLLFRFNGRLVHVVVLYERSGNYLWHGPLRLRGSMDRAFAPFRDLEFGRYAGAYNRPDLILTTLDGLDVRIPKNFSHFKNERSNSHFLECRYREAAAFYQLYPDDTSPEAMDFRMKAKSLLHLAARVLSGIEVPFWLSSGTCLGWFRQCNIIPYSKDVDLGIWIKDYRHDITQAFQKAGLSLKHKFGKIEDSLELSFQGLDVKLDIFFFYEDGDIVWNGGTQAKSGKKFKYVFPRFSLCWTELLELRVRVPCETLDYVTANYGPEWNIPVKAWDWKSSPPNVQENGVWPIKEWDDVIQVN